The window AGGAAGCCAAGAACACTGGAATTCTTTCTCACTCCTTCCAGCGATGCAGCTGTGACGACCATAGTGGTCAAGGGTGGAAGGAGAGCGCACGGTCTGACCCCGCCAACCTGCGGGGACGGATCTTTTTTCCGTCCAACAAATATGAAGTCTCATTGTGATGGGTTTTACAGCCATAATGTCAAGGACCAAAAATACTCCTCTCGGTGGAACAAAATCTTTTTTCAGTCTTCATGTGGCCGTGACACGTTAAACCTGCGGTCAGCCACATGTTCTGTCCAAAATAATCATCTTTATATGGACAATGGATCCGCCAGCTGCGGCGGGAGGAAGGATTTTCTCCCAAACGCGAAAGGCTTTTCAATTCAATTCTGTCTGGGGGCCCCATTCAAGCCcccactgcagtgtgtgtgcacgtacacATGGGTGGACCGAACTGCAACAAAACCTTTGTGCAGCATCGTTTGGAGGGGCTGGATTAGCTCATTCATGCTGGTTTTTATGTGGTCACATGTGTTTCTGATGAAGCAGCATGTGGAGAAGGAGAGCAACAAAATAGAAATGTTACAAACATCAATCAGAGAAAtgttgccatggttgttgaCTTTCTTTTATTCTCTTCAGCTAACGTGTTTGATTAAACCCAGCCAGACAACTGTATTTACCACCAGTGTTTAACAACACAGTAATAACATTCCTCTTCTTcgacttcttcttcttctttgccagCATGATGAAGACAAGCAGCGGAGCGTGCTGCCGTTAACAGATGCACTGGTACGTGTCTCACTTATTCCTGGCAGATTTGATGGGAGAGTGCACCCAAATATTAAGAAACAGCCAATTACCTTCTCAACACTCTGGAGTGGGCAGAGGGTGGGTGAGGTTTTAGAGGTATGTAAgaagtggcagcagcagttcaagTACTGAAGGTTGAAAAACATCAGCTCCAGTGTGATTGTCTGGTGGTGAAGCAACAGAGGAGTTGCAATTTTTGGGACAGTGGGGGGAATAGGCAAATAAATTGCTGGCCTCACTCACCAACATGTGTATCCCTCTGCTGACACGCACAAAAAGTGACACCGCACGTTCCCAAAAAAAGCATTCAAATAGGTCGACAGCACTCATTAGCTGCAAATGGGGCTGTTATTTTTTGAGAACTGGAAAGTGTCTTTTTGTAACTGGGGTGATGCAGTGGAGGCCCCCTGCGGTTGCCGACGGGGAGAGACGTGCAGGCTGCCCTTGTTGATCCCATCTGTGGTTGTGGATGTGGTGCTGACTGTCTCGTCCCTGCAGGCTCCACTCAGACGAAGGAGACAGTTGGAGCACAGAGGGCCCGCCCACCCCAACCAGGCACGCTTGCCTGGGGCCGTCACCGTCAGAGGCTTTCCCAACACTCTCATCCAGGTACACCACATTTGTGAGTCACACAGGCCAAATGTGGGGGAGGTGGTGTACggtactggtgctgctggtggtggtccAGTAAAGTGTTAGTCATGCTGTATCTGTGTTTGCTCAAATACAGACAGCATCAACGGGattttgtttgtggttttggagaAAGCACCCAAAACAGATGAACTAGTCAAGTAAAAATTTAAAAACTGTTGTTATTTGTCCTGTTTGCAAGTAATTGTCTTTCcatggaattttttttattaggtCTCGTATTTTAAAACTATAGATGCATTCCTTATCCAAAAATACCATAAACAGCATAATGGAAACAAATGAAATAGTTTTTCCTACAAATATGGTGGACTGGATTGCTGTGATAGCAATGCTGATTAGAGAGAGATTATTTATgatcatctgtgtttgtgtggtttcttCAGGCTGACAGAACCAGACAACATGTGGTTCTAACGGCGAATAAGAAGAAGAGCAAGCGTAAATCCAAATCCCGCGCCggctccttctccctccttaGCAACGACAAGAAGTCAACACCTTTGCAGGTGAGAATTTCAGTGTCATTCCAGAGCTAAGCAGAGTTTGctgaagtagaagaagaagaagagaaacaatCTTTTTGTTCCACCTCCAGGTGATAAGAGCTAAAAGAGGGATGAAGGTGCAGCTATCTAAGAGGGGCAGCTCAGGGCGCTCTGGAGCTTTCTCTGTCCTGGTGAGCCACCTTAAAATTGCTATATTTCCTGGGAAGGAAATGTTTAATGCCACTGCTCAGTATTCACgtggtgctgtgtgtgttcaccagGGAGATCCACAGAGtaacggacagacggacagacccAACACAAGCACACTGGGGATGAGTGgtgcaaaataaaatgtttttttattatttaatttttggaaaaaaacccagaaataTTCACAttccacaaacacatttaaaccatcTAATAAGGAATGTGAAAGTCTAACCATTTTAAGCTACCCTCATGAATACTTTATGCTATTTACAATAGTTGCTAATATATTCCTGCATGTAAGAGATTCCATATTACTGATTTTGTAGTTTGAGGTTTCTGTTGTATTTAATCAGAGATTCCTTCTTAAACTTGGGGGTGtattttttcaaaaacatgTTCTGATGCATCAGATTTCAATAAAGAGTTAACGGAGATGCAGAAATCATTAAACAATCAGCAATTCACAGAGGTTTACGCCTTAAACTCCAGTTAATGTTGCTGCTCAGTCTCTCCCTTTCTGCTCCTCAAGCCTCACCACTTTAAAGGAATCCTATACATACTGTAGGGGCTTGTTCTCTGAATTTAAACTAGTTACCCGAGTATAAGGGGAAAAAGCTCTTAACTCAGGCTTTTCTATTTAAACATCTTCTCTCATTTTTAATTCAATCATCCAGGAATGGAGCCACACGATGGCCTGGACTGGATTacttgttgtgtttctgcaggcaCCGAGGTCCtctttcacagcatgtgaaaataaataaaccgcCCACTTTTGTCACACTTATGAGAAACGCAGCATTTTACTCTAACTACGGTGTTGAAAACTCAAACGGCCAAAATAGAGCTAAACTGTCCATCGGACCTACGTCAAAATCCAGACATGAAGCGATctatggagggaaaaaaaggcttgtGCAAAGTGCAGGACAATCGAGGAAGTGGCATGACTCATCCTCGACTCATTTGCTGATCAAAGCTCTAATGGTGCTCTTGACGTAGGTACCAAGCACTCACAGCATCATATATGGTGGATTTAATGACAAAAACGGAGAGAAACGGAAACAGTACTGCAGCAAAATGTTATTTATGTGCTTGGCAAAGCATGTAATTGATGGCCAACATCGCTTGCTTGGAGATAATATAGTGGTTCAACTGTTCCAGTCCTGATCAGATAACCTGGATCACCTGCGTGTGAACCGTCTTGTTGTCGTGGCGACAATCCGCAGAGTGTCATTGTGGTTCCTCAGAAAACAGTAACGCTCCAATAAACATCCATATCTTATTATTTCTGTTCAGAAgcaacagagaagagagagctGGCTCCAGTTCACTACCATGTTATCAgactcacccacccacacacacacacacacacacacacacacacacacacacacatacacacaaacacatatacatacacatacacacacacaccacagagtcAGTGAAATGTCATTAATTGAGTGTACCTTTGGGTAAAGCTACACACACCGTTCTACAAGACAATCAACACCCAGGTTGAATGAGAGTCCAGATATTCACACGTCTCTGTGTGTGGTCACCAACAAAGCCATTGTGGTTGTGCAATTGTATGTGACATTGTTTCCGTCATCTCCCCAAGAGCAAAGATGACAATAATCACTGTAGAGGAAATGATGGGAAGCCTTTAATCTGTATGAGTGTGGTGGAAAACGCTGCTGCCTGAGTGAAATGTCACACACAAGTTCAGTCAGCGTCACCATTCCTTCCTCAGCCGCTCGCTATTCAGCCGTTTAAACTGAAACCACACCTTAATTGATAGGTTCTTTTGAGAGATATCCAAAACTACATAATTAGGCTAAAAGACAACGTCcgagtttatttttaaacagaatTACAAGTTGTTGCCACTGTTTGGTGATAAATTTGTCAAGAATTgaagaaaaaagataaaattCCTCACCAGATAGTTActgatgttttaaaatgaatctTAAACATCCCCTTATTCCTCAGCACTGAATCATAGTCTGTAGGTCAGGTTCCCAGATTTGCTAGCTATGCACTATGGTGCATGAACTTCCAGATAGTGCTGAAATAACTTGGGACATTTGGAAGATCTTATTATAAGGAATGCAGTCATTTATTGGCTGGTATTGAGTTCAGTCATGTGGGAGCCTGTCCTGCTAACATGTTGCTGAATGTGCATCTTTCACATCATATTTTATTCACGTATATTTTCTGCCAGAATTTAGATGAAACATGATAATTGATAGCTCTGCCTGCCTTCAGGCGGATGACTGGATGGGCGTATGTCTGCACGGCCCAAATCTTAAACTCATCTAAAGGGACAAGATGGCACAGCgctatcccataatgcactggcTTATAGGAATTTGACTTTCATGTAATttcacaaaaaaggaaaaaatattaCTGACGGCTTAATATATTTAActtattgtgtttttaagcaACAGTTGGAAGAAGAGGATAAATAAAACTTACATCATAAGAAATAAGTAAAGCCATAATTCCTTTGATTGTCCCTATGGACAGGTGTATCCTGGGAAACTGTATGGATAATTAAATTTGTCAAAGCCATTAAATAGTCCAGAATCAATCCCAtctctctctgttttattttccgTATCTCTAAATAAAGTTCAGTCTTGTGAAAATGGTGTTTATGTGCAGGAAAAAAGACTACAGTCTGTCTGATGAAACAGCGATATTGTGTTAATAGAGGGAGAACCTGCCCACCGCTCTCTCCTCGCCCTCCAGCTCTCTGAACTCTTGCTCTGACCAGACTTTCAGTCTGAATTTGGCTTCTGTGCCACTGCCTGTCAGATTAGATACAGGGGCGCCGGCTGTCTCCCCTCATCTTGTGTGGGTCCCCACCCAGCAAAAGGTATCACCTCCCTGCCTGTCAAACCTTCTCCTTCATGCTGTCACAGCAAACCGTgaaccgcacacacacacacacacacacacacacacacacacacacaatgtacgcacgcacgcacacacgcacacacacacacacacacatcctgtaaAGTCAACTGTTGTGGTGTCGGTTTGGTATTTGACATTTCAGCAAGTTATTGGGGTGTTTATGGACCAGTACAGAATTCATTGACTTTCCTTACATCTAGAAGTAGCCTGTCTGTAATCTACAAACCACAAACACCATCTGATGCTCTGAACTAATTTAGAACAAATTTTGCTGTCAGTCTTCCCTCCAGAACCTTAAGTGCAGCCCAACAGCATATGTGGATGTAATGTTCTCCACGCATGGTTTCCCAAAATGATGCTTTAAACAAAACTTGTTGAGACTGGTGAACTCAGCGGCACAATAGAGGCGCCTTAACGTGTCGGAAAATGAGATTTATGTTTGGAGGAACCTTTACTCAGCAGTAAAAATGGGTTTATAAGGGGCTCACATCCAAGATGCACACCCTCAGCAATGGGGAGCTAGCCAGACCTTCAGCCAAGACCCGAAATATCACCAAAAATATGAACTCAAATGACAAGATGAGCGGCTTTTGTCGCCGCTGTTTGTGGATAATCCATCTGTGCAGCTCTCCTTAAAGATGATGGATGCCTGCTGAGTCACTGCTGCTGTTCAATCTCTGCTGCTCACTGCATTAGAGCAGAAAATATGGCCGAGTTAACCTGCCCACCGCAGCGGGCCGCTGAAAGCTGATTTATTAGAAAGGCAATGTCGAGTGAATCAATTTCATTGAAGAGAAAGTAGTATCAGAAAGGAGTGAGGATGCATTAAGAAGGCGATAGCCAAGGCATGACACAGGCTGGAAAGTCTCTGAAGTGAAGACGAGTCAACGATTGCTGCAATTTAGTTACGTGAATGTACGAAGGGGTCATCGCTTCTTATCTCTTCTGTGGCACAAAGGTGGTCTCCAGAAGCAGACGGGGCTGTCAGCGGCGTGGGCGTAATTTAGATCAGGTTGAAGTGTTTAAAGATAAAACGAATAAAAGCTGTGATCaaatgttcttttctctttATGGCATCAACAGGGAGGCCTaaggcagacaggaaacaggctgcagctaGTCTGCATGAGTTTGAGACACAGTTACCTGTATCGCGATTAAGAGCAAAGCAACGTCTTTTTAAGAATAATAAGAACTTTACCAGAAAGTCAGGAGAGTGAGCAGCGAAGAGGAGCATTAAACATTAGGTCATCGTACGTAAGACTTCTCAAACCACTTCAGGAACCCTTTcggcaaagaaaaaagaggtgATTTTATGCTATGGTTGGAAAAGAACCCTAGACTTCCATTTTCCATGCAAGGTTTGCAAGTAAAAAATCCTTCCCAAAGACCCAACAGCAGAAAGGACTGCTGATTACTGGGTGTAATTACGTTTTACAAGGTAGCACAGACAAGACTGTTACTGCCTTATCTCAGCTCGTCAGTCAGCACCACAGAAGTGATAAATGTAAAATACCGACGTTCTCTGGGGATAAAAGAAGCATAAATGAGATGGATAAGGTGACATTGAGGGAACAGTCAGTGATTTAAAGGGCATATCCATGGTTTAGAAACATCAGTTCCATCTCCACAGCAGAAACACGGCTGTTATTAGATGTAGGACTTTGTAGCATATTTTGTAGCAATaaatactcactcactcactcattttctaccgcttgttcctccactgagggtcgcggggggactggagcctatcccagcacaatgggcggaggcagggtacgccctggactggacgccagtcaatcgcagggctaacacatatagacacacaaccattcactctcacactcacacctatgggcaatttagagtttccaattagcctaatccccaatcatgcatgtctttggactgtgggaggaagccggagtacccggagagaacccacgcaggcacagggagaacatgcaaactccacacagaaagtccccaatcaatcccaaccggggatcgaacccggggccttcttgctgtgaggcaacagtgctaaccaccacaccaccgtgctgCCCTAGCAATAAATAGTTGTTTAAAAAACTGCAGAATGTGTTTCTTTACAGGTCCGGGGAAGGGAAATAAATCATTTGGTCAGATGTGTGAGGCAGTGACGCCTTGGGCTTCTGTGGCTCAAAGAGCCCTCTCAGCATAGAAAGAAATGATGTCTTCAATATCACCTTAGTTGCAGTACAAAATGTTTGTCAGTCACAGGTTTGTAATGGTCATTCTTCAGACATGTCTCATAGTCTGTGCATTCTGTGCTCATAACAACTTTCATAGAGGTCAGTTAAACTTACATCATAATAACTAATCCATCGCTTTATCTGAACAATTATACATCATCTAAACACTGTTTTATGCCTAGTTACCTGGAAAACATGCTGAGAATTCTTCAACCTCCCCATCACAGTCAAGTATTCAGAACttaaattagatttaaaaaaataaaaaataaaaaacactgcCAAACAATCTTAAATTCTTTAGCaattaaataaatcaacctGGAGTAATCCATTTCAAATATTCTCAGGATTTCACCAAAAAGTTCGATGCTGAGCTATGTAAATATCTCTGCATCCTCAAGCAGAGATTAAATGTTACATCTCCGGTTTGCTGTAACTGTATAAACAGTTTTACTAAAGAAGGACTGCCCTCTTGTGTTGAAGTTGATACAGGAACATGTTGAAACCACACAGCACATCCTGTTTAAAGGTGAATTCCTAAAACAAATGTCCTTAATAGTAACAACCAGCTAACTCTAACATTCAGAGGACTTCACAGAATTTTCACTTTATTCTTTGCATCTTGGGCATGCACAAAAAAAGGGTAGGCATCAGCGAATATTTTCTTGTGTCTCGATGCTTTAAAATTGGAGTGAAGAACCAAAAATGGCTGCATGCAGGTCCGGTTATTTACAGGTTGAGGAGGTCACAGATCACAGGTCGACTCCAAGGCCAGCTTTCCTGTCTGATTTGCCAGCTCTGCTGCCTTGTCTCTCTTCCACCTCATCAGCACGGTCTGCTTCACAACTGCATGGTACTTCTCATTCCACCGTTTTAACTCAGACTCGTAGTGGTTGTACTTGACCTTCAGTTTCCTCAACTCCTCGATGAGCCTGTTTTTCTCCATTAGGACACGCTGGTGGTGCATCTGCTGGATGTGTCTTGCCTTCCGGACCTTTTCCAGTATATCAACTGCTGCAGACGATGCCTCCCTGTATTCTTTACCCtcctgttggattttttttaaattacgaACTAGGTGTTGGATTTCTACGTACACATCTGGCACCATCTCCACCTGCTGGGTATCCACCACTCCCCTTTGTATCAGCTCGGCCCATTCCATCTGAAACCAGTCAAGTGTTTCTGTCATG is drawn from Takifugu flavidus isolate HTHZ2018 chromosome 17, ASM371156v2, whole genome shotgun sequence and contains these coding sequences:
- the si:dkey-12l12.1 gene encoding uncharacterized protein si:dkey-12l12.1, whose product is MGFTIWLSVLCLQASLLSHALDCSAATCGEPCVSEATADGQHDEDKQRSVLPLTDALAPLRRRRQLEHRGPAHPNQARLPGAVTVRGFPNTLIQADRTRQHVVLTANKKKSKRKSKSRAGSFSLLSNDKKSTPLQVIRAKRGMKVQLSKRGSSGRSGAFSVLGDPQSNGQTDRPNTSTLGMSGAK
- the LOC130513982 gene encoding sperm-associated antigen 16 protein-like — translated: MRASPEPLEKDEMAPDYRDAAFHCEDGALNDDWDLRKGGADLEATIKAIQSRGEASAAAPILHHHETGDEFLSSFLFQMGMTETLDWFQMEWAELIQRGVVDTQQVEMVPDVYVEIQHLVRNLKKIQQEGKEYREASSAAVDILEKVRKARHIQQMHHQRVLMEKNRLIEELRKLKVKYNHYESELKRWNEKYHAVVKQTVLMRWKRDKAAELANQTGKLALESTCDL